The Lolium perenne isolate Kyuss_39 chromosome 6, Kyuss_2.0, whole genome shotgun sequence genome segment GTGCTCCTCGTGCTGCTTGATCGCGTAGTCCATGAGCTCGAAGCTCTTGCGGTGGTTCTCCTGGGCCAGCCGCGCCGTGCCGCTGAAAAAGCTCGCGAGCCACGACGATGGGAACAGGTCGCAAAGGTTGAACCCGGCCACGAGCTTGACCCCGTCCTCGAGCGTCTGCAAGAACTCCTCCCTCCTCTTGAACCTGTCCCCGATCAGGGCGCGCACCGTCGAGTCGGTGATGAGCACGGCGATCCGTTCGCTCAGGTTCACGGGCTCCCCAGGCGGCGCCGCGGCGACAGCGGCCACGAGTCGGCCGACCTCGTCCTCCCGGATGCCACGGAATGACTGCACGCGGCGGGCGCTAAGCAGCTCCATGATGCAAATCTTGCGGAGCTGCCGCCACAGGGCGCCGTAACGCGCGAATATGAGCCCTTCCCCGTCGGCGTTCATGATCTTGATGGTGGGGCTCGAGGGGCGCGTCGCGAAGACCACGTCGTGCGTCCGCATGATCTCGCGGGCGGCCTCCGGGGCCGTGGCCACCACCACGGGTACCTCGCCGAGCTTGAGGTACATGAGCGGCGCGTCATGCCGGCGCGCGAGGTCGGCCATGACGCGGTGCACGAGTGGGCTGCCGGCGAGGTGGTGCAGGCTGCCGATGATCGGAAGCCGCCAGGGGCCGGGTGGCAGACGAACGgcaccatcgccaccgccacgctTCCTGAGTAGTTTGAGGAGCAGGAGAGGGAGGAGGAGAGCTAAGAAGAAGCGAAGGTAGTACGCCGGTTGCTCCATCGTCTAGGCGCCCTGGAGTGGAGGGGTTAGTTAAGTGCATTGCGACTCTAACGCCATGTCTTGTACGTATATAAAGTCAGGACACGAGGTGAGTAATTTGGACGGAGAACACAAAGTGTTAGTGCAGGAGCTAGCTCTTGAGTGTGGTTTATAGCTAGCCTCTGTGCTAACAAATTTCTCGATGTGGTCGAGCATATTGGTCGGGATCGCCGTGATCGATACAAATTTTACGTTCTTTGGCGTTGCATGGAGGCACGTCGTTCGGCCGTTGTTCTAGTGACTATGATGGTAACAAGTGGAAATTGACCTTAAATGACATTTCCTCGGTCAGATCTTGCTAGATAAACAAAGATAAGATGATAAAACAAGACACATATTTTGATGTGGAAAACCCTTGCGAAAAAAACCAAGAACACAATAGAAGAGTACACTTCTGCTTCGGTGTTCCTCCCCTGAATTTTTTTTGGGCGCGTCAAACACAATAACGGTGGAGATTTTCCATATTTGTTCGTAAGCGGGGGCATAATCGTAATTTTAGTGTAGGTCCACCGTCCGTACAACCCTGTACAGGCACGTATGGCATGCGTTGTGTTGTGCCTCGTTTTTGTACGTATCTGTGGTCACGTGCATGTGCGGAAATAGAAATGTCCTATAAAGATATTGCTCACGTGACCTCTTATTTTTTCCTTACACGACGTATACATACCGTATCAGTAAACACGGGTATACATGTGCTGGATATGGGTTTCAGCGAACCCAACGTAGGGAAAAAAATCAACTATAACCCTTCAACTTAATTTAGGGGGAGCAGCGAAGCAGCCCTCAGAAGAGTATTACAAGTTACAAGCACGAGATGATATGACAGTCCTTAGGTGCAACTTATCAAGGTATATATAAGAGGAAAATTTACAGGAGTCTTTAGGAAAACGAGTTATACTCATGTGCAATGGCCAGCGTAAAGCCCTATAATAGAATTTGGTTCACGCTTTAAGAATCTCTACCTTGAGCTAAATTATTTTGTCCAGTAGTCGAATAAATCAATTAACTTCTCCATATCAAATTAGCATACAGACCCATTTTGTGTGTTGTAGTCCAATAGGACTAGTTAGAGATACCGACTTAGTGCAAGTACTGattttgtcatcatatcacctagATTATCATGTGTGCTTATCTTGCATATCTTCACATCGCCTTTAGCAATAACTTCTCGAGTATAGCGATATCTCACATTAATGTGCTTTGTTCTCTCATGGATATGGAATCCTTTGTAAGGAATATAGCACTTTGACAATCACAAATTTTGATAGTGCGAGATAAAAATCATTGGACCTCTCAGCGAAGTAGCTTCTCTACATGCTTCAACAATTGCCATATACTCGGCAGACTGTAAAATTTCTTTCGAACTCACAACACAACTAAACATGGTGAAAACATAACCTCTGTGTGATCTTCTCTTGTCCAAATCACCAACATAATCGGAATCAACAAAACCAATAATTCCTAGATTCCCCAAACTACAACCGAGCATTAAAAGTACGTCACcggatgtggtgaccctgcataccactacatgttgtagtatgccagtcgttgatataacattcacgaagtaccattccgcaaatattacatccctcagagtagtacaacagaacatagcaggtccataactcattcatttattattacaagcatattacacatatcatctcggagttcctcttgggtcctaagagagatactcctgggttcgaggcgaacccaacttaacttacaatttaGAGGTTTCaccaagttatacatttattctctcgagcagctagtattaagagttcgggctgctcgactactactactactagatgattctaggcttgatctcctccggaagcctccccggttccgtagactatgaggtagtctacgccttcaatacctccagagaggtctggttcttcgtagccgatgatctcggctccttcagggttgtcgtagttctCCTCcaaacgattcagacaatctaagcaagggatttaagagtgggatgagtacgagcgtactcaacaagttcattatagataagaggtgtttaatgcactagctacgatattagaccagaaagtctaataccaatgcaggttttgatgaacatttcttcaaaagattgcttttatttcaaagagctatgtccgtcagccttcaccggtttactagaacttcatggagctcctttccggccgcgttcgcagttccatatcccggaacagggagtgacaggtcacagttctttacactctgcagaggtgtgttgctttacccataagagatcttaaccttggtgccaaccgggcagctttcccatccacacttccttcggtgtgaggcccggtataaggtctagccaatcatgttcctccgctacctcgaacacccaccctttgttgcatgccccgaccctgggtcctcgccggtcccattattcccactcacgggtggaccccgaccacgacgacagtttgggatcgaaccaaactccttcgccggtagctgcaacccatcatagaccgcaataccgtggggacttaaggcttccccagccaaccgcttgctcttcgagcgacaagtgtctacggactatgccgtggggacttaaggcttccccagcctaccgcttgccctgacagatacaagtgtctacggtaaagcgcatccgttgatgaacaagaggtggaaacacttttgactactccgtcccactccggatcttatggttaacacgggtattacagcacaagaatcactggcgacatttgttgtttaatcctagatggatataaacccttgcaatggaacctccaccatatcaacacaatccatggttccgttGCCAACCACAAAGTCATATTCATATTTataaaaatagtggttttggtttttatgcaatagtgataaccatagtactttgcaagtattttgatagaaatactcaaatgacatgagcaagtgatgaacttgcctgaacactgcaaagttttgcagttggatggtgtggactgacccttgtcctctgtctctgaaaaatagaatcattgtccgataagggcaatggttaaagaagcaattatgcatgattccagttttagggtttattccccccttccgatgtcgttattatttcatgtgagaggttaatactaagaacaatttggagatacttaatttagggtaaatacaatccttgaaatgttgtcaaggtgtttttaaagtccaaatgcattaatggacttatttttattattgaagataataggtgtgatttaaatgattatttaaatcatcaaattgagacttattcttaattgtcttcaaaaattctctttgatattttatttagatagagaattttatgctgatcaattttcatatttttaattattttttagagctattaaacatttactattgatttacaaagtttcagcattttatgaatttgtgaaatgtctaaaatgcccttgggccccacctgtcaggtggcccaacgggttgagtctaacccgagccgccccaaccggctcggtcggactcaGTCGCTCTCTTCCTCTCCCCTCTCGCGAAACCCTAGCTCTCTCCTCTCCCGCGACGCTGTGGTCGCCTGCGCCGTCGCCGCTTTattccggccacctccggccatCCCCGCCGGTGAGATCGGTCGCAATCGAACAGCCGCACGACGACGCACCGATCGGTCCGCGCCGATCTGTGTTTCATCGCCGCCTCCGTTCGCCCCCAACACCTCTGCGACACGGCCGTGGTGCTTCGTGGCGCTTCGTCgcccgccgtcgatccaggcaccgtggcgtggccgtgtgcctcgccgtggttgCGCTGGAGCCTCTGCGCTCGGCGAacgcctggcttggccatggcttggcgctgctgtggccaggctgtgccgccgtgccgccacggtggcgccgtggtgctctgctccaggtgtGTCGCCTCCTTCTCTCCTGTCTCCTCTACCCCTTCTCCTTTCTCTGGATGCCTTGGAATCCACCTTGCTGTGCTTTTGCTGCTGCGCCTCTGTGCCTTGCGCCATGCCTGCCCTGGTGCTGCCTTGATGTGCTAATTGTTGCTGCCTTCCTGCGCCATTATTCTAGCTGCTGTGCTCGTGCTACTGTTGtgcgtatgctgctgctgtgTTGCTGCCATTGATCCTAGCTGCTGTGCTGTGCTGTTCTTCTCTATATCTTACTGTTGTAgctcatgagctcttgctcatgagcatactgtgatgcttaTGTTTGATTCATTTGCTCCTGTTGTTGCTATATGACTCCTGCCTCTCCCGTGTGTGCAAttccttgcccctggcttgatcatgctacatgatccttgcatttttttgcaagtgccagtgctcctgtATGCTATCTCTTGTGCTTAtattcatggacatgctcaattgagcctagCTATTGACTtgacagctccatcccttgatggagtgcttctggatgcaATTATAATGCTTTTATTTACTTATCTGTGATACTTTTGTTCATGTCTTGTGGCTGATTTaagtatctgtccatgtgttgatactagaatggattctagcatgctgtagcaagcttctgatgatcttgtgattatcagttgcttgtaaaaggtGTGGTGCTCCATCTTGTGCCTTACCAGTGCTCAATTTGAGCTGTGTGTGGTTACAGACTAGTGCTGGTGTgtgtagtggttggctcaagcaattgctgttgcttgcagtgatcccttgGATCCACTGCAAAGCTCTGTTGTATTGATTACTTgaatattcatttatctgtgttgtctttcttggctaagtggataaatgatgtgagctgcctgcagttgtgatcatctaacTATTCAtctgattgagctagagggatgccaacagttgttggggaccctagctccactttgaacccaatctgggtgatgatacaagtgcttggcttgatggtttgggctgtttcagtggttgaggtgaccctagcaGTAATCATGTACTGCTTTTGGGTggctcccctcttgttggcttgctgtggctcactagatgctttctgggtgatccttttgttggattgccagtagcttttgatgttgacaaacaaaaatagacacaatatgtctatctgtctgatggtgtagtggtcaTAGGTGCTAAGTAATTCTGGCTAGCTAtataggatcatttccttgctggataTCTTTGATTATGCCATTGTTTTGGCATACTCAATGTTCCCAGGGTGGCTTCGTATTGGTTTCTCTCCTTTTTACTTGCACCAATTGGCtgttagccatatgatgactcacatagggtttctacccttttcTGTTGCTGTGAATATGCATCTGCTcattttatgagcaaaactttggcttgctcatgttcatcagtgtatacctcactccagctcctagtatgagttgttggtgtagaggattgcttctggtggatttggtttgcttgccctgctcctccttgcaagcttgtgaatcttgggtgatttctggtggttgctggaataggtggagcagctcttgctgttcacctgttctagctgttcttgatgtgttcttgctgttcttacccTGATGCTCCTTGACGATGGAATGgttagggtttggctgtgaaaagcttaagTATGCCTCTCCtctgcttctctggtcgacagcaaggCCTGGTCCTTTTTGGTGACTCTCTCAGGCTTGTGTGCTGTGAGGCATGCACACTAGctagtgagctgcctgtgtgtttgCTGCTTGGTACTTGAGCtggtgagaggatcagctcggcagagctgtggtaTTATCCACTATTTTCACTTcttttctaatctgccaagtggctttgccacttggcataacatttGTTGtgctgtgtttgtgtgcagggatcaatctgatgctccaatgatcatgaagatcatcaagtacaagatTAAAGGAAgtttagcttgtagtgttaggatagatcattgaattgtaatttccttttcttttctttttctatatttgtccaattcttgtaatatgttgtaatattcctttatttcatttgtggataatgtaaagacattgtataatgtgtgtttatcaataaagctcaagattttctctaatgagctttacttattatttgtattgtttatattgtgtattatttataattgtttaatgaattatctcaaatttgaattatgagatatctatttgatgtttgaatctgaaattcaaattcaaatttggtttgaattcaatcatgcaacttaatttagaattcaatcatgtaacttagcattgtgatgcaatatctcttccctcttctcaaaaccctaatctagttaagtaagaacaagttcatcgcactctcgaaaccctaaccctgtaggatgtcgagagagaaacctgtcccccttcgatgcagttttgttttaaaagcgcgaaatttccccgtaatttacgatgcaatgcacatccctttcaaaaatctacccctcgatcgtctctaaacctgggacattacagcctttcccccttaaagaaaacttcatcccgaagttgtggttgtaatacctgaagagttcggggtatgttttcctcaggtcttcctctttttcccaggtggtttccctctcgggatgatgcttccattgtatcttgcagtactttatagctctattcctgagttgtttccagttctcctcgagaatcttcgctggcttctcgatgtaagtcaaatctggttgcaactcgagctcttcatgtgatactggtttatctggggtctttaaacattttctgagttgcgacacatggaatacattgtgaacctgagataaccttcctggtagttccaattcaaaggctaaccctcggttttgactcagaatcttgaaaggtccgacgtacctagggcttagctttccttttactccaaacctctgaagtcctttcatcgggctcaccttgagatataccatgtctccaacttgtggctcccatgttcttctcttctgatcggcataactcttttgccgactttgagctatcttcaacctatcccTTATAATGtcgatgatttgttgcttttccttgacataatcaggattgaactctttgcttgctccggcttcataccaacatatcgatgatctacacttccttccatacagagcttcgaacggtgccatcttgatgctgctttgatagctattattgtatgaaaactctgctaatggcaagtgctcctcccatgatcctccgaagtctagggcacaagccctaagcatatcctctaggatctggttagttctctcggtttgtccacctgtctggggatgataggcggtgctatagtccaacttggatcctaaagcttcgtgtaattgcttccaaaatgctgacgtgaacacggatcctcgatccgacacgatcttcttgggcactccatgtttactcacgatctctttgatgtaaagatcaatgagtttctctcctttatcctgctgatttactgctaagaagtgtgcacttttcgtcaaccggtccacgattacccatatcatgtccttctttttattggtcatgggtagtccggtgatgaaatccattcctatctcctcccatttccattctggaatgggtaaaggttgtaacttccctgtcggactctggtgttcagctttcaccctttggcaggtatgacactccgccacgtattgtgctatttctctcttcatgttgttccaccagaatagctcctttagatccatgtatatCTTTGTACTTCctagatgtatggaatatggtgtttgatgggcttcacggagtattacttccttgatttcagcaatatccggaacacaaatcctcttctgaaaccataatgatcctgattctcctcgatgaaattctgatggtcttccttcatctatccttctcatctcctccacgatgaatggatcgtccaactgacccatcattatctcattcttcaggttgacatttagctcatcggctatttgtaaagccgatagtccttcatgagcttctttttcccaaagttgtatctgggcttgacttatttccttcctcaattctGGTGATATCTCCTGTTCCACTCCGCCGGTGCTTtttctactcaaggcatctgctacaacattggcctttcttggagtataattgatggtcaaatcacaatccttgatcagttcaagccatcttttctgcctcatattgagttccttctgagtgaagaagtatttgagactcttatgatctgtataaagctcacacttggctccatagagaaaatgtctccatgttttaagtgcaaatacgactgctgctaattctagatcatgtgttggatagttcacttcatgaggtctgagttgcctcgatccataagatattaccttccgatcctgcatgagtacgcaacccaatccatgcttggatgcgtcacagtacacggtgtaatccttgccaacttcaggaactgctaacaccggtgctgtggtgagtttctccttcagagtttgaaaactcttctcacattcctccgaccacacgaatggtgtgttctttcttaacagcttcgtcattggtcctgctatcttggagaatccttcaatgaatctccgataatatcctgccattcctaggaatcctcggatttccttgacagtcttgggtgcttcccattctagaactgctgctaccttgctcgggttaacagctattccatctttactgatGACATGAcccagaaattccacttgatctagccaaaattcacacttgctaaacttggcatagagttgatgttctcttagtgtttgcaaaactaacctcagatgt includes the following:
- the LOC127309684 gene encoding desmethyl-deoxy-podophyllotoxin synthase-like produces the protein MEQPAYYLRFFLALLLPLLLLKLLRKRGGGDGAVRLPPGPWRLPIIGSLHHLAGSPLVHRVMADLARRHDAPLMYLKLGEVPVVVATAPEAAREIMRTHDVVFATRPSSPTIKIMNADGEGLIFARYGALWRQLRKICIMELLSARRVQSFRGIREDEVGRLVAAVAAAPPGEPVNLSERIAVLITDSTVRALIGDRFKRREEFLQTLEDGVKLVAGFNLCDLFPSSWLASFFSGTARLAQENHRKSFELMDYAIKQHEEHRAASAAASENGDVEEGEDLVDTLLRVRKEGGLEVPLTMGMVKAVILDLFGAGSETSATTLQWAMSELMRYPNVMRKAQAEVRDNLQGKLKITEDDLANLKYLRLVIKETMRLHPAAPLVLPREAMEPCKILGYDIPKGTTVLVNAWAIARDPKHWEDPDEFKPERFESGTIDFKGTDFEYIPFGAGRRMCPGMTFAQASMEIVLAALLYHFNWELPDGVKPGELDMEEEMGLTVRRKNDLYLHAVVHVPSI